Proteins encoded within one genomic window of Epinephelus moara isolate mb unplaced genomic scaffold, YSFRI_EMoa_1.0 scaffold1133, whole genome shotgun sequence:
- the LOC126386941 gene encoding ankyrin-2-like isoform X1 has protein sequence MTQPRDSFSKNMKRKSMTEDKSKSSSVSESTASSRTNLSESSKQKNVHLGQTQVFPTESPSLAHDSNTRSTEKLELPLPCTFDLGQTQSEITLTNQSSSPQEKGENMSFPEQIENSGLAKSSSATPDCLSQTAQESQDDQIVMFSESTPPSPESGSPQLDQLLSDLKEMKLKFRPETLDPRLSEVSDESPGVHQIYKFEDLSPDDQCHTEDSDNLRVSVSSAVKLVEDTKHTNVTVTEPEHLQTSIQEEPEVVLVTPDLTKTSEASVPSSLGSSKDSPLSPFEYLSTPESPQRSCEVMESLDPSFPVDTLQSSTYDENAPETFSSVSSPKSAAKSLSDIPEEHLANLCEEDPTNDILQSQDELESATLSKGSVGLTEEISTHSTKDQLPNLWETSFVEPSQIEDVSSQSLSDLTPDTVTSAKHFCFEELIPYPSAGDLETSSDEDRPRTSGQHSEESLTPIDPERFGSQPTPVEPKAEGTSSTSDEEYSIPPGYANISPTTAVNTHMPPEYAEVVHSGADSPTVEYSDPEPYFDCIQAASDFSETELDEPETSTRSNKDQPQAHFSHPRVLDKGNRRVLLSSGSEDYEDAPLVYEPLYNVPEENKELLQHSETSDEEFTLCEASQPPPVCEIGAYDDTDKSLTREINAELGSMSESSDDEFLTTRIVRRRVVIQADDMPDLPTQSVTEEKYKDENGHIVVKKVTRKIIRKCVSVDGVEREEVSSEGPPHESISKAEGDGYSKVVKRTIVKSEGDHTEVTFAECAGFSASSQETPEGCKVSRVERTTVVEGERTMTHQGDPSLASDLPSAQDDFKQALGYISGVSRTELPHVVESETVKEDGTVVRRCVSV, from the exons atgacacaacCCCGAGATTCGTTTTCCAAgaacatgaaaagaaaatccATGACTGAGGACAAGAGCAAAAGTTCCTCGGTGTCG GAATCAACAGCATCTTCCAGGACAAATCTTTCAGAatcttcaaaacaaaaaaatgttcatttagGACAGACTCAGGTGTTTCCAACCGAGTCACCCTCCTTGGCACATGATTCTAACACACGTTCCActgaaaaactagaattaccacttcCGTGTACCTTTGACCTAGGTCAAACACAATCTGAAATCACTTTGACAAATCAAAGTAGCTCACCACAGGAAAAAGGTGAAAACATGTCGTTTCCCGAACAAATTGAAAATTCTGGCTTAGCTAAATCAAGCTCAGCAACCCCAGACTGCCTTTCTCAAACAGCTCAAGAAAGTCAGGACGACCAAATCGTCATGTTCTCAGAGTCCACTCCACCATCACCAGAGTCTGGGTCACCTCAGCTTGACCAGCTGCTGTCAGATCTGAAGGAGATGAAACTTAAATTCAGACCAGAGACACTTGACCCACGTCTTTCTGAAGTCAGTGATGAAAGCCCTGGAGTTCATCAAATTTATAAATTTGAAGACCTTTCACCTGATGATCAATGTCATACAGAAGATAGTGATAACCTAAGAGTCAGTGTGTCATCTGCTGTAAAGCTTGTAGAAGATACTAAACACACAAATGTGACAGTCACAGAGCCTGAACACTTACAGACATCTATTCAAGAAGAACCTGAAGTGGTCTTAGTCACTCCTGATCTAACAAAAACCTCTGAGGCAAGTGTCCCATCAAGCCTTGGTAGTAGCAAAGATAGTCCTTTATCCCCTTTTGAGTACCTTTCAACTCCAGAGTCTCCCCAGAGATCATGTGAAGTGATGGAGTCACTGGACCCAAGTTTTCCTGTGGACACATTACAGTCCAGCACATATGATGAAAATGCTCCCGAGACATTTTCCTCAGTGTCATCCCCCAAATCAGCTGCAAAGAGTCTGTCTGACATACCTGAGGAACATCTGGCTAATCTTTGTGAGGAAGATCCTACAAATGACATTCTTCAGAGTCAAGATGAACTCGAATCAGCTACATTATCTAAAGGCTCAGTGGGTTTGACAGAAGAAATCTCAACACATAGTACCAAAGATCAACTTCCAAATTTATGGGAGACAAGTTTTGTTGAACCCTCTCAGATTGAAGATGTCTCTTCTCAATCTCTTTCTGATTTGACTCCAGACACAGTTAcatctgcaaaacatttttgcttTGAGGAACTGATTCCGTACCCATCTGCAGGGGACTTGGAGACATCTTCAGATGAGGACAGGCCAAGGACCAGTGGACAGCATTCAGAAGAATCTCTGACTCCAATAGATCCTGAGCGTTTTGGCTCTCAACCCACTCCAGTTGAACCCAAAGCAGAGGGGACTTCATCAACCTCCGATGAGGAGTACAGCATCCCACCTGGGTATGCAAATATCTCTCCTACTACAGCTGTCAATACCCACATGCCTCCAGAATACGCAGAAGTTGTGCATAGTGGTGCAGACAGCCCAACTGTTGAATACTCTGACCCAGAGCCTTACTTTGACTGCATACAGGCTGCATCAGATTTCTCAGAGACTGAGCTTGATGAACCTGAGACAAGTACCAGGTCAAATAAGGATCAGCCTCAGGCTCATTTTAGCCATCCTAGAGTGCTAGACAAGGGGAATCGAAGAGTCCTGTTATCTTCTGGAAGTGAAGATTATGAGGATGCTCCTCTTGTCTATGAGCCTCTTTATAATGTACCTGAAGAGAACAAAGAATTATTACAACATTCAGAAACATCGGATGAAGAATTCACTCTGTGTGAGGCTTCACAACCGCCTCCTGTCTGTGAAATTGGGGCATATGATGATACTGATAAATCTCTGACAAGG GAGATCAACGCAGAGCTCGGATCAATGTCAGAAAGTTCAGATGATGAATTTTTGACCACCAGGATAGTGCGAAGGAGAGTTGTCATTCAG GCTGATGATATGCCTGATCTCCCCACTCAGTCGGTGACGGAAGAAAAATACAAGGATGAAAATGGACACATTGTTGTCAAGAAG GTTACGCGTAAAATTATCCGCAAGTGTGTTTCCGTGGATGGTGTGGAGCGTGAAGAGGTGTCATCAGAAGGACCTCCCCATGAGTCCATCAGTAAAGCCGAGGGAGATGGATATTCAAAGGTAGTGAAGCGGACCATAGTGAAGAGTGAAGGAGACCACACTGAG GTAACATTTGCTGAATGTGCGGGATTCTCAGCATCAAGTCAGGAGACACCTGAAGGTTGTAAGGTCAGTCGCGTAGAAAGGACAACGGTGGTGGAGGGTGAAAGAACAATGACACACCAAGGGGATCCATCTCTGGCCTCTGACCTCCCCTCAGCCCAAGACGACTTCAAACAG GCACTAGGTTATATAAGTGGTGTTAGTAGAACAGAGCTCCCTCATGTGGTAGAAAGCGAGACTGTCAAAGAAGATGGAACTGTGGTCAggaggtgtgtgagtgtgtga
- the LOC126386941 gene encoding uncharacterized protein LOC126386941 isoform X2 has product MSFPEQIENSGLAKSSSATPDCLSQTAQESQDDQIVMFSESTPPSPESGSPQLDQLLSDLKEMKLKFRPETLDPRLSEVSDESPGVHQIYKFEDLSPDDQCHTEDSDNLRVSVSSAVKLVEDTKHTNVTVTEPEHLQTSIQEEPEVVLVTPDLTKTSEASVPSSLGSSKDSPLSPFEYLSTPESPQRSCEVMESLDPSFPVDTLQSSTYDENAPETFSSVSSPKSAAKSLSDIPEEHLANLCEEDPTNDILQSQDELESATLSKGSVGLTEEISTHSTKDQLPNLWETSFVEPSQIEDVSSQSLSDLTPDTVTSAKHFCFEELIPYPSAGDLETSSDEDRPRTSGQHSEESLTPIDPERFGSQPTPVEPKAEGTSSTSDEEYSIPPGYANISPTTAVNTHMPPEYAEVVHSGADSPTVEYSDPEPYFDCIQAASDFSETELDEPETSTRSNKDQPQAHFSHPRVLDKGNRRVLLSSGSEDYEDAPLVYEPLYNVPEENKELLQHSETSDEEFTLCEASQPPPVCEIGAYDDTDKSLTREINAELGSMSESSDDEFLTTRIVRRRVVIQADDMPDLPTQSVTEEKYKDENGHIVVKKVTRKIIRKCVSVDGVEREEVSSEGPPHESISKAEGDGYSKVVKRTIVKSEGDHTEVTFAECAGFSASSQETPEGCKVSRVERTTVVEGERTMTHQGDPSLASDLPSAQDDFKQALGYISGVSRTELPHVVESETVKEDGTVVRRCVSV; this is encoded by the exons ATGTCGTTTCCCGAACAAATTGAAAATTCTGGCTTAGCTAAATCAAGCTCAGCAACCCCAGACTGCCTTTCTCAAACAGCTCAAGAAAGTCAGGACGACCAAATCGTCATGTTCTCAGAGTCCACTCCACCATCACCAGAGTCTGGGTCACCTCAGCTTGACCAGCTGCTGTCAGATCTGAAGGAGATGAAACTTAAATTCAGACCAGAGACACTTGACCCACGTCTTTCTGAAGTCAGTGATGAAAGCCCTGGAGTTCATCAAATTTATAAATTTGAAGACCTTTCACCTGATGATCAATGTCATACAGAAGATAGTGATAACCTAAGAGTCAGTGTGTCATCTGCTGTAAAGCTTGTAGAAGATACTAAACACACAAATGTGACAGTCACAGAGCCTGAACACTTACAGACATCTATTCAAGAAGAACCTGAAGTGGTCTTAGTCACTCCTGATCTAACAAAAACCTCTGAGGCAAGTGTCCCATCAAGCCTTGGTAGTAGCAAAGATAGTCCTTTATCCCCTTTTGAGTACCTTTCAACTCCAGAGTCTCCCCAGAGATCATGTGAAGTGATGGAGTCACTGGACCCAAGTTTTCCTGTGGACACATTACAGTCCAGCACATATGATGAAAATGCTCCCGAGACATTTTCCTCAGTGTCATCCCCCAAATCAGCTGCAAAGAGTCTGTCTGACATACCTGAGGAACATCTGGCTAATCTTTGTGAGGAAGATCCTACAAATGACATTCTTCAGAGTCAAGATGAACTCGAATCAGCTACATTATCTAAAGGCTCAGTGGGTTTGACAGAAGAAATCTCAACACATAGTACCAAAGATCAACTTCCAAATTTATGGGAGACAAGTTTTGTTGAACCCTCTCAGATTGAAGATGTCTCTTCTCAATCTCTTTCTGATTTGACTCCAGACACAGTTAcatctgcaaaacatttttgcttTGAGGAACTGATTCCGTACCCATCTGCAGGGGACTTGGAGACATCTTCAGATGAGGACAGGCCAAGGACCAGTGGACAGCATTCAGAAGAATCTCTGACTCCAATAGATCCTGAGCGTTTTGGCTCTCAACCCACTCCAGTTGAACCCAAAGCAGAGGGGACTTCATCAACCTCCGATGAGGAGTACAGCATCCCACCTGGGTATGCAAATATCTCTCCTACTACAGCTGTCAATACCCACATGCCTCCAGAATACGCAGAAGTTGTGCATAGTGGTGCAGACAGCCCAACTGTTGAATACTCTGACCCAGAGCCTTACTTTGACTGCATACAGGCTGCATCAGATTTCTCAGAGACTGAGCTTGATGAACCTGAGACAAGTACCAGGTCAAATAAGGATCAGCCTCAGGCTCATTTTAGCCATCCTAGAGTGCTAGACAAGGGGAATCGAAGAGTCCTGTTATCTTCTGGAAGTGAAGATTATGAGGATGCTCCTCTTGTCTATGAGCCTCTTTATAATGTACCTGAAGAGAACAAAGAATTATTACAACATTCAGAAACATCGGATGAAGAATTCACTCTGTGTGAGGCTTCACAACCGCCTCCTGTCTGTGAAATTGGGGCATATGATGATACTGATAAATCTCTGACAAGG GAGATCAACGCAGAGCTCGGATCAATGTCAGAAAGTTCAGATGATGAATTTTTGACCACCAGGATAGTGCGAAGGAGAGTTGTCATTCAG GCTGATGATATGCCTGATCTCCCCACTCAGTCGGTGACGGAAGAAAAATACAAGGATGAAAATGGACACATTGTTGTCAAGAAG GTTACGCGTAAAATTATCCGCAAGTGTGTTTCCGTGGATGGTGTGGAGCGTGAAGAGGTGTCATCAGAAGGACCTCCCCATGAGTCCATCAGTAAAGCCGAGGGAGATGGATATTCAAAGGTAGTGAAGCGGACCATAGTGAAGAGTGAAGGAGACCACACTGAG GTAACATTTGCTGAATGTGCGGGATTCTCAGCATCAAGTCAGGAGACACCTGAAGGTTGTAAGGTCAGTCGCGTAGAAAGGACAACGGTGGTGGAGGGTGAAAGAACAATGACACACCAAGGGGATCCATCTCTGGCCTCTGACCTCCCCTCAGCCCAAGACGACTTCAAACAG GCACTAGGTTATATAAGTGGTGTTAGTAGAACAGAGCTCCCTCATGTGGTAGAAAGCGAGACTGTCAAAGAAGATGGAACTGTGGTCAggaggtgtgtgagtgtgtga